A region of Thermus caldifontis DNA encodes the following proteins:
- a CDS encoding thioesterase family protein: MRPIPIGFEAVFETVVTPEMTVNFEELGPVHPVYATYWMAKHMELAGRKIILPFLEEGEEGIGSYVEVHHLASALPGMRVRIVARHERTEGNRVYASMEAYNQLGDLIGRGRTEQVILPKAKVEGLFARLRERWKAHGGFKD; the protein is encoded by the coding sequence ATGCGCCCCATCCCCATCGGTTTTGAGGCGGTGTTTGAGACCGTGGTTACCCCGGAGATGACCGTGAACTTTGAGGAGCTGGGCCCGGTCCATCCCGTGTACGCCACCTACTGGATGGCCAAGCACATGGAGCTGGCGGGGCGGAAGATCATCCTTCCTTTCCTGGAGGAGGGAGAGGAGGGGATCGGCAGCTACGTGGAGGTGCACCACCTGGCCTCCGCCCTTCCGGGAATGCGGGTGCGGATCGTGGCCCGCCACGAGCGCACGGAGGGGAACCGGGTCTACGCCAGCATGGAGGCCTACAACCAGCTGGGGGACCTGATCGGCCGGGGGCGCACGGAGCAGGTGATCCTGCCCAAGGCCAAGGTGGAGGGCCTCTTTGCCCGGTTACGGGAGAGGTGGAAGGCCCATGGGGGCTTTAAGGACTGA
- a CDS encoding phenylacetate--CoA ligase family protein → MFQPELETLSREKLRTLQEERLGAVVAYVHERVPFYRRLLDEAGVDPKGIRTLEDLPKLPFTRKDHLRENYPFGLFAVPREEVARIHASSGTTGKPTVVGYTKKDLQVFAEVVARSLAAAGAKPGMMLHNAYGYGLFTGGLGLHAGAEALGMTVVPVSGGMTERQLMLIQDFRPEVISCTPSYAQTLAEEFRKRGVSPEELSLDYAVLGAEPWTEAIRKQVDEGLGVRSTNIYGLSEIIGPGVSNECVEERQGSHIWEDHFLPEVVDPTTGEPLPEGQVGVLVFTTLTKEAMPLLRYWTGDLTFLTYEPCACGRTHVRMGPILGRTDDMLIIRGVNVYPTQVEAVLLGIPEVEPYYQIVVRREGTLDEAELKVEVSLAFFQEIGRKALSDEVIEADHRLHALREKVAHKIKDTIGVSMKVTLLAPGEAPRSEGGKLRRVLDLRK, encoded by the coding sequence ATGTTTCAGCCGGAACTGGAAACCCTGTCCAGGGAAAAGCTTAGGACCTTGCAGGAGGAAAGGCTTGGGGCCGTGGTGGCCTACGTGCACGAGAGGGTGCCCTTCTACCGGCGGCTTCTGGATGAGGCGGGGGTGGACCCGAAGGGAATAAGGACCCTCGAGGACCTTCCCAAACTCCCCTTCACCAGGAAGGACCACCTCCGGGAAAACTACCCCTTTGGCCTCTTCGCCGTGCCCCGGGAAGAGGTGGCCCGCATCCATGCCAGCAGCGGCACCACGGGCAAGCCCACGGTGGTGGGCTACACCAAGAAAGACCTGCAGGTCTTCGCCGAGGTGGTGGCCCGCTCCCTGGCCGCCGCCGGGGCCAAGCCGGGCATGATGCTCCACAACGCCTATGGCTATGGCCTCTTTACTGGGGGCCTGGGCCTTCACGCCGGGGCCGAGGCCTTGGGGATGACCGTGGTCCCCGTTTCCGGGGGCATGACCGAGCGGCAGCTCATGCTGATTCAGGACTTCCGCCCGGAGGTGATCTCCTGTACCCCCTCCTACGCCCAGACCCTGGCGGAGGAGTTCAGGAAGCGGGGGGTTTCCCCGGAGGAGCTTTCCCTGGACTACGCCGTGCTGGGGGCTGAGCCCTGGACCGAGGCCATCAGAAAGCAGGTGGACGAGGGCCTGGGGGTGCGGAGTACCAACATCTACGGGCTATCCGAGATCATCGGTCCGGGGGTTTCCAACGAGTGCGTGGAGGAGCGCCAGGGAAGCCATATCTGGGAGGACCATTTCCTTCCCGAGGTGGTGGACCCTACCACCGGCGAGCCCCTTCCCGAGGGCCAAGTGGGGGTTCTGGTCTTCACCACCCTCACCAAGGAGGCCATGCCCCTCCTGCGCTACTGGACGGGGGACCTCACCTTCCTCACCTACGAGCCCTGTGCTTGCGGCCGGACCCACGTGCGGATGGGCCCCATCCTGGGCCGCACCGACGATATGCTCATCATCCGCGGGGTGAACGTCTATCCCACCCAGGTGGAGGCGGTGCTCCTAGGGATCCCCGAGGTAGAACCCTATTACCAGATCGTGGTTCGTAGGGAAGGAACCTTGGACGAGGCCGAGCTCAAGGTGGAGGTTTCCCTAGCCTTTTTCCAGGAGATTGGCCGCAAGGCCCTTTCCGATGAGGTCATTGAGGCCGACCACCGCCTCCATGCCCTTAGGGAGAAGGTGGCCCACAAGATTAAGGACACCATCGGGGTGAGCATGAAGGTAACCCTCCTGGCCCCCGGGGAGGCCCCCAGGAGCGAGGGGGGGAAGCTGCGGCGGGTTTTGGACCTGAGGAAGTAG
- a CDS encoding ABC transporter ATP-binding protein — MSLLSVQGLAVRYGPLEAVREVTFSLKQGEALTLIGPNGAGKTSVLRGLLGLAQAEGKVFLDGEEVRLRSPEALLARGLVLVPEGRALFPGLSVEDNLLLGGFTRFRRRENLRPDLERVYALFPRLLERRRQPAGTLSGGEQQMLAIGRALMARPRLLLLDEPSLGLAPLMVREIYRILGELKGEGTTLLLVEQNAKVALALADRGLVLEAGEVVLEGPAEALRQDPRVVEAYLGLSREVEG, encoded by the coding sequence ATGAGTCTCCTTTCCGTTCAGGGTCTTGCCGTGCGCTACGGGCCCCTGGAGGCGGTCCGGGAGGTAACCTTTTCCCTGAAGCAAGGGGAGGCCCTCACCCTCATCGGCCCCAATGGGGCGGGGAAGACCAGCGTGCTAAGGGGGCTTTTGGGCCTAGCCCAGGCGGAGGGGAAGGTGTTCCTGGATGGGGAGGAGGTACGGCTAAGAAGCCCGGAGGCCCTTCTTGCCCGGGGCCTCGTTCTGGTGCCGGAGGGCCGGGCCCTTTTTCCCGGGCTTTCCGTGGAGGACAACCTCCTCCTGGGGGGGTTTACCCGTTTCCGCCGGCGGGAGAACCTCAGACCCGACCTGGAGAGGGTCTACGCCCTTTTCCCCCGGCTTTTGGAGAGGAGAAGGCAGCCCGCCGGTACCCTTTCCGGTGGGGAGCAGCAGATGCTGGCCATCGGCCGCGCCCTCATGGCCAGGCCCCGGCTCCTCCTTCTGGACGAGCCCTCCTTGGGCCTGGCTCCCCTGATGGTGCGGGAGATCTACCGCATCCTGGGGGAGCTTAAGGGCGAGGGGACCACCCTCCTTCTGGTGGAGCAAAACGCCAAGGTGGCCTTGGCCCTGGCGGACCGGGGGCTGGTGCTGGAGGCGGGGGAGGTGGTCCTCGAGGGGCCGGCGGAGGCCTTGAGGCAGGACCCCAGGGTGGTGGAGGCCTATTTGGGGCTATCCCGGGAGGTGGAGGGGTGA
- a CDS encoding branched-chain amino acid ABC transporter ATP-binding protein/permease: MRYLWFLLLLLPLLLSPFPYYLTLLNFFALSAMVALSLYVLTGLAGMTSFAQAAFMGMGAYATALFTLKLGLSPWMGLLAGLMSAFLLALVLGGLTVRLKGHFLPLSTIAWQVALYILAGNLVGLTGGHTGLTDLPPLGLFGIPLDTGFRYAFLTLFLLALLILALYNLRHSRIGRALLALRGDALAAASFGVDPAALKLKAFLLSGTIAGLAGFLYAHFLRFVNPTPFSLEASIKYLVMAVAGGVGSIPGVILGAAFFTGLEDWLKDLLPLFLGRQGNYETIGYGLILALILILAPKGLWPLVERYLPTREPGVPKAEPLSLRSPEGPRGEVVLEVQGLQKSFGGLLAVAGVSFSLKRGEILALIGPNGAGKSTTFNLVAGALLPDRGQVYLFGQEITGLPPHRVHALGLGRTFQHPHLFPELTVLENAALGTYSRTRAGFLQALLGLSRKEEERALATAYRALKRVGLESLALEKAERLSVGQQRLLEIARVLASGAEVLLLDEPGAGLRAQEKRELASLLRSLAREGYTVLIVDHDMDLIMGLADRVVVMNYGEKIAEGMPKEVQRNPLVRAAYLGEEEVA, encoded by the coding sequence ATGCGCTACCTTTGGTTTTTGTTGCTCCTTTTGCCCTTGCTACTCTCGCCCTTTCCCTACTACCTCACCCTGCTGAACTTTTTCGCCCTCTCCGCCATGGTGGCCCTTTCCCTTTACGTGCTCACGGGCCTGGCGGGGATGACCAGCTTCGCCCAGGCAGCCTTCATGGGCATGGGGGCCTATGCCACAGCCCTTTTTACCCTTAAGCTGGGGCTTTCTCCCTGGATGGGGCTTCTGGCGGGGCTTATGTCGGCGTTCCTGCTGGCTTTGGTCCTGGGGGGGCTTACGGTGCGGCTGAAGGGGCATTTTCTCCCCCTTTCCACCATCGCCTGGCAGGTGGCCCTGTACATCCTGGCGGGGAACCTGGTGGGGCTTACGGGGGGGCACACCGGGCTTACCGATCTCCCCCCGCTTGGCCTCTTCGGTATCCCCCTGGACACGGGCTTTCGCTACGCCTTCCTTACCCTTTTCCTCTTGGCCCTCCTGATCCTAGCCCTTTATAACCTGCGCCATAGCCGCATAGGCCGGGCCCTTTTGGCCCTTAGGGGGGATGCCCTGGCGGCGGCCAGCTTCGGGGTGGATCCGGCAGCTCTCAAGCTCAAGGCCTTTTTGCTCTCCGGGACCATCGCTGGCCTGGCCGGTTTTCTTTACGCCCACTTCCTGCGCTTTGTCAACCCCACGCCCTTTTCCCTGGAGGCCTCCATCAAGTATCTGGTGATGGCCGTGGCGGGAGGGGTGGGGAGCATTCCCGGGGTGATCCTGGGGGCGGCCTTCTTCACCGGCCTCGAGGACTGGCTGAAGGACCTCCTGCCCCTCTTCCTGGGGCGGCAGGGGAACTACGAGACCATCGGCTATGGCCTGATCCTGGCCCTGATCCTTATCCTGGCTCCCAAGGGCCTCTGGCCCCTGGTGGAGCGGTACCTGCCGACCAGGGAACCAGGGGTGCCCAAGGCGGAACCCCTCTCCCTCCGGAGCCCTGAGGGCCCCCGGGGTGAGGTGGTTTTGGAAGTCCAGGGCCTGCAGAAGTCCTTCGGGGGGCTTTTGGCGGTGGCTGGGGTTTCCTTCTCCCTGAAGCGGGGGGAGATCCTGGCCCTGATCGGGCCCAACGGGGCGGGGAAGAGCACCACCTTCAACCTGGTGGCCGGGGCCCTGCTCCCCGACCGGGGCCAGGTGTACCTCTTCGGCCAGGAGATCACGGGGCTACCCCCCCACCGGGTCCATGCCCTGGGCCTAGGCCGCACCTTCCAGCACCCGCACCTCTTCCCGGAGCTAACGGTGCTGGAAAACGCCGCTTTGGGCACGTACAGCCGTACCCGGGCCGGCTTTTTGCAGGCCCTTTTGGGCCTATCCCGCAAGGAGGAGGAGCGGGCCTTGGCCACCGCGTACCGGGCCCTGAAGCGGGTGGGGCTGGAGTCCTTGGCTTTGGAAAAGGCGGAGCGCCTTTCCGTGGGCCAACAGCGCCTTCTGGAGATCGCCCGGGTCCTGGCCTCGGGGGCGGAGGTGCTCCTTTTGGACGAGCCGGGGGCGGGGCTGCGGGCCCAGGAGAAAAGGGAGCTTGCCTCCCTTCTCCGTTCCCTGGCCAGGGAGGGCTATACGGTCCTGATCGTGGACCACGACATGGACCTCATCATGGGCCTGGCGGACCGGGTGGTGGTGATGAACTACGGGGAGAAGATCGCTGAGGGCATGCCCAAGGAGGTCCAGCGGAACCCCTTGGTGCGGGCGGCCTACTTGGGAGAGGAGGAGGTGGCATGA